A part of Dasypus novemcinctus isolate mDasNov1 chromosome 7, mDasNov1.1.hap2, whole genome shotgun sequence genomic DNA contains:
- the CNOT9 gene encoding CCR4-NOT transcription complex subunit 9: MHSLATAAPVPTALAQVDREKIYQWINELSSPETRENALLELSKKRESVPDLAPMLWHSFGTIAALLQEIVNIYPSINPPTLTAHQSNRVCNALALLQCVASHPETRSAFLAAHIPLFLYPFLHTVSKTRPFEYLRLTSLGVIGALVKTDEQEVINFLLTTEIIPLCLRIMESGSELSKTVATFILQKILLDDTGLAYICQTYERFSHVAMILGKMVLQLSKEPSARLLKHVVRCYLRLSDNPRAREALRQCLPDQLKDTTFAQVLKDDTTTKRWLAQLVKNLQEGQVTDPRGIPLPPQ, encoded by the exons ATGCACAGCCTGGCGACGGCTGCG CCTGTGCCTACTGCACTGGCCCAAGTGGATAGAGAAAAGATCTATCAGTGGATCAATGAGTTGTCCAGTCCTGAGACAAGGGAAAATGCATTGCTGGAACTAAGTAAGAAGCGAGAATCTGTTCCTGATCTTGCACCGATGTTGTGGCATTCATTTGGTACCATTGCAGCACTTTTACAG gaAATCGTAAATATTTATCCATCTATCAACCCACCCACCTTGACAGCACACCAATCTAACAGAGTTTGCAATGCTCTGGCATTACTGCAGTGTGTGGCTTCACACCCAGAAACCAG gTCAGCATTTCTTGCAGCACACATCCCTCTTTTTTTGTACCCGTTTTTGCACACTGTTAGCAAAACACGGCCTTTTGAATATCTTCGGCTCACCAGCCTTGGAGTTATTG GGGCCCTGGTGAAAACAGATGAGCAAGAAGTAATTAACTTTTTATTGACAACAGAAATCATCCCTTTGTGTTTGCGCATTATGGAATCTGGAAGTGAACTTTCTAAAACG GTTGCCACATTCATCCTTCAGAAGATCCTCTTAGATGATACTGGTTTGGCTTATATATGTCAGACATATGAGCGTTTCTCCCATGTTGCCATGATATTG GGTAAGATGGTCCTGCAGCTGTCCAAAGAGCCTTCTGCCCGTCTGCTGAAGCATGTAGTAAGATGTTACCTTCGACTCTCAGATAATCCCAG GGCACGTGAAGCACTCAGGCAGTGCCTCCCTGACCAGCTGAAGGACACGACCTTTGCTCAGGTGCTAAAAGATGACACCACCACGAAACGCTGGCTTGCACAACTAGTGAAGAACCTGCAAGAGGGCCAGGTCACTGACCCCCGGGGTATCCCCCTGCCCcctcagtga